From a single Nostoc sp. MS1 genomic region:
- the groES gene encoding co-chaperone GroES, with protein MAAVSLSVSTVKPLGDRVFVKVSASEEKTAGGLYLPDTAKEKPQVGEVVALGAGKRNDDGSRQELEVKIGDKVLYSKYAGTDVKLGTEEYVLLSEKDILAVVG; from the coding sequence ATGGCAGCTGTATCTTTAAGTGTATCGACAGTCAAACCTTTAGGCGATCGCGTTTTCGTGAAAGTGAGCGCATCGGAAGAAAAGACCGCAGGTGGTCTATATTTGCCCGACACCGCTAAGGAAAAACCCCAAGTAGGTGAAGTTGTAGCCCTTGGCGCAGGCAAGCGTAATGATGACGGTAGCCGTCAAGAATTGGAAGTAAAAATTGGCGACAAGGTGCTGTACTCCAAGTACGCTGGCACTGATGTAAAGCTCGGAACAGAAGAATACGTACTGCTTTCTGAAAAAGACATTCTAGCAGTCGTTGGCTAA